Proteins from one Deinococcus actinosclerus genomic window:
- a CDS encoding alpha-ketoacid dehydrogenase subunit beta, with amino-acid sequence MTATATPTGHTGATKTMTMVAAINDALDIALAADDAVHIFGEDVGVMGGVFRATDGLQARYGEERVFDTPLAEAAIVGMGIGMGLAGLKPVAEIQFAGFLYPALDQILSHLGRYRHRTRSRYHLPMVIRAPYGGGVHTPEQHADSPEAILAHTPGVKVVIPSTPADAKGLLLSAINDPDPVFFFEAIKLYRSVKEDVPTGDYRVPIGKARMVTEGDDVTVICYGGMVEVAQKAAAAAAQVGIGVEVIDLRTLVPMDTDTVIASVAKTGRAVIVTEAPRTAGFHSEIAAVIAEEAIEHLRAPIVRVTGFDAPYPPFTAVEDVYRPNPLRVAKAIRQVMDY; translated from the coding sequence ATGACCGCCACCGCCACCCCCACCGGCCACACCGGGGCCACGAAGACCATGACGATGGTCGCCGCCATCAACGACGCCCTCGATATCGCCCTGGCCGCCGATGACGCCGTGCACATCTTCGGCGAGGACGTGGGCGTCATGGGCGGCGTGTTCCGCGCCACCGACGGCCTCCAGGCCAGATACGGCGAAGAGCGCGTGTTCGACACGCCCCTCGCCGAGGCCGCCATCGTCGGCATGGGCATCGGCATGGGCCTCGCGGGCCTCAAGCCCGTCGCGGAAATCCAGTTCGCGGGCTTCCTCTACCCCGCCCTCGACCAGATCCTCTCGCACCTGGGCCGCTACCGGCACCGCACCCGCAGCCGCTACCACCTGCCCATGGTCATCCGCGCCCCCTACGGCGGCGGCGTCCACACCCCCGAACAGCACGCCGACAGCCCCGAAGCGATCCTCGCCCACACCCCCGGCGTGAAGGTCGTCATTCCCAGCACCCCCGCCGACGCCAAGGGCCTGCTGCTCTCGGCCATCAACGACCCGGACCCCGTCTTCTTCTTCGAAGCCATCAAGCTCTACCGCAGCGTGAAAGAGGACGTCCCCACCGGCGACTACCGCGTCCCCATCGGCAAGGCCCGGATGGTCACGGAAGGCGACGACGTCACCGTCATCTGCTACGGCGGCATGGTCGAAGTTGCCCAGAAAGCCGCCGCCGCCGCCGCACAGGTCGGCATCGGCGTCGAGGTCATCGACCTGCGCACCCTCGTCCCCATGGACACCGACACCGTCATCGCCAGCGTCGCCAAAACCGGCCGCGCCGTCATCGTCACCGAAGCGCCCCGCACCGCCGGCTTCCACAGCGAAATCGCCGCCGTCATCGCCGAAGAAGCCATCGAGCACCTCCGCGCGCCCATCGTCCGCGTCACCGGCTTCGACGCCCCCTACCCGCCCTTCACCGCCGTCGAGGACGTGTACCGACCCAACCCGCTGCGCGTCGCGAAAGCGATCCGGCAGGTCATGGACTACTGA